In a single window of the Saccharothrix australiensis genome:
- a CDS encoding glycine C-acetyltransferase has product MYGAMREDLLTGLAEIRAAGLYKAERVIGTPQNSAVRVGGGDEVLNFCANNYLGLADHPALVAAAKDALDRWGFGMASVRFICGTQEPHKELEKRLSEFLGTEDTILYSSCFDANGGLFETLLGADDAIISDELNHASIIDGVRLSKARRYRYKNRDLDDLERQLKDSADARYRLIATDGVFSMDGYLAPLDDICDLADRYDALVMVDDSHAVGFTGPTGRGTPELFGVQDRVDVVTGTLGKALGGASGGYTSGRAEIVEMLRQRSRPYLFSNSLAPSITAAAIAALDLLSSSGELLTRLRENTALFRRRMTDEGFDLLPGEHPIIPVMIGDAAEASRMADLLLEQGIYVIGFSYPVVPHGKARIRTQMSAAHSVDDVNRAVDAFVVARERMREAG; this is encoded by the coding sequence ATGTACGGCGCGATGCGCGAGGACCTGCTGACCGGGCTGGCCGAGATCCGCGCGGCCGGCCTGTACAAGGCGGAGCGGGTGATCGGCACACCGCAGAACTCCGCCGTCCGGGTGGGCGGCGGCGACGAGGTGCTGAACTTCTGCGCCAACAACTACCTGGGCCTCGCCGACCACCCGGCGCTGGTGGCCGCCGCGAAGGACGCGCTGGACCGCTGGGGGTTCGGCATGGCGTCCGTGCGGTTCATCTGCGGCACGCAGGAACCGCACAAGGAGCTGGAGAAGCGCCTGTCGGAGTTCCTCGGCACCGAGGACACGATCCTCTACAGCTCGTGCTTCGACGCCAACGGCGGCCTGTTCGAGACGCTGCTCGGCGCGGACGACGCGATAATCTCCGACGAGCTGAACCACGCGTCGATCATCGACGGCGTGCGGCTGTCCAAGGCGCGCCGGTACCGGTACAAGAACCGCGACCTGGACGACCTGGAGCGGCAGCTCAAGGACTCCGCCGACGCCCGGTACCGGCTGATCGCGACCGACGGCGTGTTCTCGATGGACGGCTACCTCGCGCCGCTGGACGACATCTGCGACCTCGCCGACCGCTACGACGCGCTGGTCATGGTGGACGACTCGCACGCCGTCGGCTTCACCGGCCCGACCGGGCGCGGCACGCCCGAGCTGTTCGGCGTGCAGGACCGGGTGGACGTCGTCACCGGCACGCTCGGCAAGGCGCTGGGCGGCGCGAGCGGCGGCTACACGTCCGGGCGGGCCGAGATCGTGGAGATGCTGCGGCAGCGGTCGCGCCCGTACCTGTTCTCCAACTCGCTCGCGCCGTCCATCACGGCCGCCGCGATCGCGGCGCTGGACCTGCTCAGCTCGTCCGGCGAGCTGCTCACCCGGCTGCGGGAGAACACGGCGCTGTTCCGGCGGCGGATGACCGACGAGGGCTTCGACCTGCTGCCCGGCGAGCACCCGATCATCCCGGTGATGATCGGGGACGCGGCGGAGGCGTCCCGGATGGCGGACCTGCTGCTGGAGCAGGGCATCTACGTCATCGGCTTCTCGTACCCGGTGGTGCCGCACGGCAAGGCGCGCATCCGGACGCAGATGTCGGCGGCGCACTCGGTGGACGACGTGAACCGGGCGGTGGACGCGTTCGTCGTGGCGCGCGAGCGGATGCGGGAGGCCGGCTGA
- a CDS encoding RNA polymerase sigma factor — protein sequence MSERSTSGSRPGDGDDGDDADDRPDLSGPEPGRAVGRLFDRHARSLHRYLARRVGDLADDLVGETFLVAFQTRTAYDRERGTARAWLYGIATNLLRRHVRQEVRGLRAATRAAGPATGDDDHGNRVADRVDAAASTRRLAGALAELREGDRDVLLLTSWAGLDTNEVAEALGIPVGTVRSRLHRVRRHLRAHASTTDRARTGDE from the coding sequence ATGAGCGAACGCTCGACCAGCGGCTCCCGACCGGGTGACGGGGACGACGGCGACGACGCGGACGACCGGCCCGACCTGTCCGGCCCCGAGCCGGGCCGGGCCGTCGGGCGGCTGTTCGACCGCCACGCCCGGTCGCTGCACCGGTACCTCGCGCGCCGGGTCGGCGACCTCGCCGACGACCTCGTCGGCGAGACGTTCCTGGTGGCGTTCCAGACCCGGACCGCCTACGACCGGGAGCGCGGCACCGCCCGCGCGTGGCTCTACGGCATCGCCACCAACCTCCTGCGCAGGCACGTCCGGCAGGAGGTGCGCGGCCTGCGCGCCGCCACGCGGGCGGCCGGCCCGGCGACCGGCGACGACGACCACGGCAACCGGGTGGCCGACCGGGTCGACGCGGCGGCGTCCACCCGGCGGCTGGCGGGCGCGCTGGCGGAGTTGCGCGAGGGCGACCGGGACGTCCTGCTGCTGACGAGCTGGGCCGGGTTGGACACGAACGAGGTCGCCGAGGCGCTCGGCATCCCGGTCGGCACCGTCCGGTCCCGGCTGCACCGCGTGCGCCGCCACCTGCGCGCGCACGCCTCGACCACCGACCGAGCGAGGACCGGCGATGAGTGA
- a CDS encoding CU044_5270 family protein: MSDDNVRRIWTDAELDAALAAFNADVRTDERVIARARATLAATAATTTTATTTTATATTATATAATATTRQETDVTTTHESRPRRSKRRWLAGAAAVAVLVAGGLVVQTVSFGRRAPATAEAVATLDRAAARTIGAVDHEVGPGQYRYVATRAWWMASTGGDQGEFARLVENVLETWVPADPRAEWLLRRDVTGNQRWVVGTEEQAKAAGVDTRGGWPEGEWRAPCGEFFAPSPERRCAEAGSWQHPTAEWQAGLPTDPDALFERLAADAPDDRGDAELLVYAADALRSGLIGKDVRATLYQALAKLPGLEVSEQRANLDGRTGTALGIDDGSRRQEIIIDPETGRFIGERQVATDDSGGFKAGTVLTFTSVTTGVADAIGQQPTA; the protein is encoded by the coding sequence ATGAGTGACGACAACGTCCGCCGCATCTGGACCGACGCCGAGCTGGACGCCGCGCTGGCGGCGTTCAACGCCGACGTCCGCACGGACGAGCGGGTGATCGCACGGGCCAGGGCCACCCTGGCCGCGACCGCTGCGACCACCACCACTGCGACCACGACCACTGCGACCGCCACCACTGCGACCGCGACCGCTGCGACCGCCACCACCCGACAGGAGACCGACGTGACGACGACGCACGAGAGCCGGCCGCGCCGCTCGAAGAGGCGGTGGCTCGCCGGTGCGGCGGCCGTCGCCGTGCTGGTGGCGGGCGGGCTGGTGGTGCAGACCGTGTCGTTCGGCCGCCGCGCGCCCGCGACCGCCGAGGCCGTGGCGACGCTCGACCGGGCGGCGGCGCGGACCATCGGCGCGGTGGACCACGAGGTCGGACCCGGCCAGTACAGGTACGTGGCCACGCGCGCGTGGTGGATGGCGTCGACCGGCGGCGACCAGGGCGAGTTCGCCCGGCTCGTGGAGAACGTGCTGGAGACGTGGGTGCCGGCCGACCCGCGCGCCGAGTGGCTGCTGCGCCGCGACGTCACCGGCAACCAGCGGTGGGTCGTGGGCACCGAGGAGCAGGCGAAGGCCGCCGGGGTGGACACGCGAGGCGGCTGGCCGGAGGGCGAGTGGCGTGCGCCGTGCGGCGAGTTCTTCGCGCCGTCGCCGGAGCGGCGGTGCGCCGAGGCGGGCAGCTGGCAGCACCCGACCGCCGAGTGGCAGGCGGGGCTGCCCACCGACCCGGACGCGCTGTTCGAGCGGCTCGCCGCCGACGCGCCGGACGACCGGGGCGACGCCGAGCTGCTGGTCTACGCCGCCGACGCCCTGCGCAGCGGCCTGATCGGCAAGGACGTCCGCGCCACCCTCTACCAGGCGCTGGCCAAGCTGCCGGGCCTGGAGGTCTCCGAGCAGCGGGCCAACCTGGACGGCCGGACCGGCACCGCGCTCGGCATCGACGACGGCTCCCGGCGGCAGGAGATCATCATCGACCCGGAGACCGGCCGGTTCATCGGTGAGCGGCAGGTCGCGACCGACGACTCGGGCGGGTTCAAGGCGGGCACCGTCCTGACGTTCACCTCGGTGACGACGGGGGTCGCGGACGCGATCGGGCAGCAGCCCACCGCCTGA
- a CDS encoding LysR family transcriptional regulator, whose amino-acid sequence MIDPRRLRVLRALADHGTVTAAAQALHLTPSAVSQQLAALESEVGQELLRRRGRRVSLSSAGELLVRHANAVAAELERAQATLTGLAAGTAGRVEVGSFASAITQVVAPAIAALRASAPDVIVRVRDAEGHASVPLLLDGEIDLAITEEYRPRRDDGRLTRFPLYTEPFDAVLPPGHPQAGSSVDLRALAEDDWVATPPGNPVRDVVELACGQAGFAPRITHTSNDFRTLGALVGAGAGVALVPRHALPGIPVRGTAPLRRVFAAVRKGSEEHPLIRLVREALAVAARP is encoded by the coding sequence GTGATCGATCCTCGACGGCTGCGCGTGCTGCGGGCCCTGGCCGACCACGGCACCGTGACGGCGGCGGCCCAGGCGCTGCACCTGACGCCGTCGGCGGTGTCGCAGCAGCTCGCGGCGCTGGAGTCCGAGGTCGGGCAGGAGCTGCTGCGCCGCCGGGGTCGGCGGGTCTCGCTGTCGTCCGCGGGCGAACTCCTAGTGCGGCACGCGAACGCGGTGGCCGCCGAGCTGGAGCGGGCGCAGGCCACGCTGACCGGGTTGGCGGCGGGCACCGCCGGTCGGGTCGAGGTGGGCAGCTTCGCGTCGGCGATCACGCAGGTCGTCGCGCCCGCGATCGCCGCGCTCCGGGCGTCCGCGCCGGACGTGATCGTGCGCGTGCGGGACGCGGAGGGGCACGCGAGCGTGCCGCTGCTGCTCGACGGCGAGATCGACCTGGCGATCACCGAGGAGTACCGGCCGCGCCGCGACGACGGCAGGCTCACCCGCTTCCCGCTCTACACCGAGCCGTTCGACGCGGTGCTGCCGCCGGGGCACCCGCAGGCCGGGTCGTCGGTGGACCTGCGGGCGCTGGCCGAGGACGACTGGGTGGCCACGCCGCCGGGCAACCCGGTCCGGGACGTGGTGGAGCTGGCGTGCGGCCAGGCCGGGTTCGCGCCGCGCATCACGCACACGTCCAACGACTTCCGGACGCTCGGCGCGCTGGTCGGCGCGGGCGCGGGCGTGGCGCTGGTGCCGCGCCACGCCCTGCCGGGCATCCCGGTCCGCGGCACCGCGCCGCTGCGCCGGGTGTTCGCGGCCGTGCGGAAGGGCAGCGAGGAGCACCCGCTGATCCGCCTGGTGCGCGAGGCGCTGGCGGTGGCCGCCCGACCCTGA
- the ptsP gene encoding phosphoenolpyruvate--protein phosphotransferase has product MSSARLSGVGVSSGRASGPVVRVAEPLGEPPATPAPDDVAQEAARIRPAADVVAERLFARAAQATGDAKAVLETTAAMAADPALLAQAEKLVADRSLPAARAVHQAAAGFITALEAAGGYLAERVRDVQDVRDRLVAELLGVPAPGVPELTSPSVLVARDLAPADTAGLDPAQVLALVTEEGGPTSHTAILARSLGIPAVVACRGVLALEAGALLVDGDTGAVEVSDGTVLAAHLAGKVEWNGVGVLRDGHRVKVLGNVGSPADAVAAAAAGAEGVGLFRTEFCFLSSTREPTVEEQRAAYAAVLAPFAGKPVVVRTLDAGADKPLAFLEPDPEPNPALGVRGLRVAFDRPDVLDRQLEAIALAARDSGAEVSVMAPMVATAAEAAWFVERARGAGVERAGVMVEIPAAALVAREILQVVDFVSLGTNDLAQYVFAADRQVGAVAALNDPWQPALLRLVKLVGDAGTELGKPVGVCGEAASDPLLACVLTGLGVTSLSMNHTALAGVGAKLASTSFDLCQLAARGALSAADPAAAKLAARAPH; this is encoded by the coding sequence ATGTCGAGCGCGCGACTGAGCGGTGTCGGTGTCAGTTCCGGTCGGGCTTCCGGGCCGGTGGTGCGAGTGGCCGAACCGTTGGGCGAACCGCCCGCCACACCCGCGCCCGACGACGTCGCGCAGGAGGCCGCGCGCATCCGCCCCGCCGCCGACGTCGTCGCCGAACGCCTCTTCGCGCGTGCCGCGCAGGCCACCGGCGACGCGAAGGCCGTGCTGGAGACCACCGCCGCGATGGCCGCCGACCCCGCGCTGCTCGCGCAGGCCGAGAAGCTCGTCGCCGACCGGTCGCTGCCCGCCGCGCGGGCCGTCCACCAGGCCGCCGCCGGGTTCATCACCGCCCTGGAAGCCGCCGGCGGGTACCTGGCCGAACGCGTCCGCGACGTGCAGGACGTCCGCGACCGCCTGGTCGCCGAACTGCTCGGCGTGCCCGCGCCCGGCGTGCCGGAGCTGACCTCGCCCAGCGTGCTGGTGGCCCGCGACCTCGCGCCCGCCGACACCGCCGGCCTGGACCCGGCGCAGGTGCTGGCCCTGGTCACCGAGGAGGGCGGCCCCACCTCGCACACCGCGATCCTCGCCCGCTCGCTCGGCATCCCGGCCGTCGTGGCGTGCCGCGGCGTGCTCGCGCTGGAGGCGGGCGCGCTGCTCGTGGACGGTGACACGGGTGCCGTGGAGGTCTCCGACGGCACGGTGCTCGCCGCGCACCTCGCCGGCAAGGTCGAGTGGAACGGCGTCGGCGTGCTGCGGGACGGCCACCGGGTGAAGGTGCTCGGCAACGTCGGCTCGCCCGCCGACGCGGTCGCCGCGGCCGCAGCCGGCGCGGAGGGCGTCGGGCTGTTCCGGACCGAGTTCTGCTTCCTGTCGTCCACCCGCGAACCGACCGTGGAGGAGCAGCGCGCGGCCTACGCGGCGGTGCTCGCGCCGTTCGCGGGCAAGCCCGTCGTCGTCCGCACCCTCGACGCGGGCGCGGACAAGCCGCTCGCGTTCCTCGAACCCGACCCCGAGCCGAACCCGGCGCTCGGCGTGCGCGGCCTGCGCGTGGCGTTCGACCGGCCGGACGTGCTCGACCGCCAGCTTGAGGCGATCGCGCTGGCCGCGCGGGACAGCGGGGCCGAGGTGTCCGTCATGGCCCCGATGGTGGCGACGGCCGCCGAGGCGGCGTGGTTCGTCGAGCGGGCCAGGGGTGCGGGCGTCGAGCGCGCCGGCGTGATGGTCGAGATCCCGGCCGCCGCGCTGGTGGCGCGCGAGATCCTGCAGGTCGTGGACTTCGTGTCGCTGGGCACGAACGACCTGGCGCAGTACGTGTTCGCGGCCGACCGGCAGGTGGGCGCGGTGGCCGCGCTGAACGACCCGTGGCAGCCCGCGCTGCTCCGCCTGGTCAAGCTCGTCGGCGACGCGGGCACGGAGCTGGGCAAGCCGGTCGGCGTGTGCGGCGAGGCGGCGTCCGACCCGCTGCTGGCGTGCGTGCTCACCGGCCTGGGCGTGACCAGCCTGTCCATGAACCACACGGCGCTGGCCGGCGTCGGCGCGAAGCTCGCGTCCACCAGCTTCGACCTGTGCCAGCTGGCGGCGCGCGGCGCGCTGTCGGCGGCCGACCCGGCGGCGGCGAAGCTCGCCGCCCGCGCCCCGCACTAG
- a CDS encoding isochorismatase family cysteine hydrolase: MSTPHDVPRQHDWRIEESEYARHEARRGRRFAFERVAPARTALVVVDMVPFFVSSNPYCRGIVPNVGLLAEALRAAGGTVAWVVPAAGPPDPWAEEFYGPVTAETYRTAGGVGPPAGRLWPGLPRHDDDLFVEKSASSAFFPGRCPLPELLARRAVDTVLITGTVTNVCCESSARDAATLGLRVIMVADANAARRDRDHNATLHTVYRSFGDVRPTADVVELIGRGG; this comes from the coding sequence GTGTCGACACCGCACGACGTGCCGCGGCAGCACGACTGGCGGATCGAGGAGTCCGAGTACGCCCGGCACGAGGCGCGGCGCGGCAGGCGGTTCGCGTTCGAGCGGGTGGCGCCTGCCCGGACCGCGCTGGTCGTGGTGGACATGGTGCCGTTCTTCGTGTCGTCCAACCCGTACTGCCGGGGCATCGTGCCCAACGTCGGCCTGCTCGCCGAGGCGCTCCGCGCGGCGGGTGGCACGGTGGCCTGGGTGGTGCCCGCCGCGGGACCGCCGGACCCGTGGGCCGAGGAGTTCTACGGACCCGTCACGGCCGAGACCTACCGCACCGCGGGCGGGGTCGGTCCGCCCGCCGGCCGGCTGTGGCCGGGGCTGCCGCGCCACGACGACGACCTCTTCGTGGAGAAGTCCGCGTCCAGCGCGTTCTTCCCCGGCCGGTGCCCGCTGCCCGAGCTGCTCGCGCGGCGCGCCGTGGACACGGTCCTGATCACCGGCACGGTCACGAACGTGTGCTGCGAGTCCTCCGCCCGCGACGCGGCCACGCTGGGCTTGCGGGTGATCATGGTGGCGGACGCGAACGCCGCCCGGCGCGACCGCGACCACAACGCGACCCTGCACACCGTCTACCGGTCGTTCGGCGACGTGCGGCCCACGGCCGACGTGGTCGAGCTGATCGGGCGGGGTGGGTGA
- the rbsD gene encoding D-ribose pyranase, protein MKRSGILHPALNAELARLGHTDELVVADCGLPIPPGPAVVDLAFTFGVPTFLQVLDGLLAELVVERAVVALELADRNPSCAAALAARLPVVDRIGHEQLKARVAGARLVVRTGEATPYANVLLRCGVPF, encoded by the coding sequence GTGAAGCGGTCGGGCATCCTGCACCCCGCGCTGAACGCCGAGCTGGCCAGGCTGGGCCACACGGACGAGCTGGTGGTCGCGGACTGCGGCCTGCCGATCCCGCCCGGCCCGGCCGTGGTCGACCTGGCGTTCACGTTCGGCGTGCCGACGTTCCTCCAGGTGCTGGACGGCCTGCTGGCCGAGCTGGTGGTGGAGCGCGCGGTGGTCGCGCTGGAGCTGGCCGACCGCAACCCGTCCTGCGCGGCGGCGCTGGCCGCGCGGCTGCCGGTGGTCGACCGGATCGGTCACGAGCAGCTCAAGGCGAGGGTGGCCGGCGCGCGGCTGGTCGTGCGGACGGGCGAGGCGACGCCGTACGCGAACGTGCTGCTCCGCTGCGGCGTGCCGTTCTAG